Proteins encoded by one window of Chanos chanos chromosome 7, fChaCha1.1, whole genome shotgun sequence:
- the LOC115816655 gene encoding complement C3 yields the protein MHMDLVWLAVVSLSLPLISECTPLYIMSAPNLLRVGTPENVFVEAQDYTGGGNINVKIMVKDHPRKTRTITTKDVVLTAADNYQLLTSIEIPNSKDFFSEDPLEKQYVYLQAQFPGSLLEKVVLVSFQSGYIFVQTDKTIYTPDNTVHYRLFCVTPGLQPVTSGISVEIMTPDNIIIHKETVFPELGVKSGKYQLPEITSSGTWKVVTSFISSPQKNFTADFEVKEYVLPSFEIILKPSQAFFYVDDKELKVEIQARYLFGKEVTGVGFVLFGVMTEEKRTIPGSLQRVEIRNGLGEAVLKKSDIEQTFPSIAELVGRSIYITVSVLTETGSEMVEAQKGGIQIVTSPYTIQFKGTPKYFKPGMPFDVSVYVTNPDQSPARDIEVVAQPGGVSARTKPNGMAKLTVNSEGGSSKLDISVKTNDPRLTDARQAKNHMSALAYTTKGGSQNYLHIGVDATELQIGDQLKVNLNLGKSPGVQEQDFTYMILSKGQIVKVDRFKRKGQALVTLSLTVTKDMVPAFRLVAYYHVGTSEVVSDSVWVDVKDTCMGTLKVQAVRPRDTYSPGKPFSLEITGDPGAKVGLVAVDKGVYVLNNKNRLTQTKIWDIIEKHDTGCTAGSGKDSMGVFYDAGLLFESSTAGGTDSRTVTTCPTPAKRRRRAETILEVTKKLTDKYSGVSKQCCLDGMRENKLGYTCERRSEFIIDGDECVKAFIHCCKEMSTRKQEAKDEQMLLARSEEDNEFFIDSDDITSRTQFPESWLWEDELLPQCPDNRPCPTTSITKSSFLKDSITTWEITAISLSPSLGICVADTYEMVVVKDFFIDLKLPYSAVRNEQLEIKAILHNYNDYDLEKVRVELMETENVCSSASKRGRYRTHVRVNKMSTLAVPFVIIPMELGEHSIEVKASDSEGISTDGIRKELRVVPEGVLTKLEVKNLELNPAKHQGSEQVEHIQSSPPKGRVPDTPASTHITVTGEEISQTLEQAISGDFMGSLIVQPVGCGEQNMIYMTLPLIATHYLDNTKQWERVGLNRRNEAIKHITTGYQRELAYRKSDGSYAAWIERPSSTWLTAYVAKVFAMASDLISVEDNVICSALKWLILNKQLPDGMFKEDAPVIHGEMVGNVRGKDADASLTAFVLIAMQEGSRLCVNSIGSLPNSIKKSVEYLERRLPSLTNPYAVAMSSYALANAGKLDKDTLMRHSTQGKDGIYWQVPGGHHFSLEATAYALLALVKAKDFDKAGEIVHWLNRQKTHYGGGGTTQATIMVFQAVAEYRVQGKKQQDINLDVEVQISGRQKPIKWSFNSGNSHLLRSDKLQIDQNLTVVAKGTGAGAVSVLTLYYAKPVTKESDCKLFDLEVTMDKQADVSYPGAIETYQLSIEVFYKSGDRDATMSILDVGLLTGFVVDEHDLNELMTGRDRYIQKFEMDKQLSERGSLIIYLDKVSHKHRDKIVFRVHKVIEVGLLQPAGITVYEYYSPDQRCVKFYHPNKKEGHLNRICHKELCLCAEENCSRQKKDKVSEKEREDKACEPGMDYVYKVTVESSELTEHTDIYNMKIDQVIKEGTDAGVEGKERIFMAHPHCRDALDLLQGKTYLIMGRSTDLPRIDGKLQYLLGEKTWIEYWPTREESQTPQYRERFAGIRGLVHMFMNRGCST from the exons atgcATATGGACCTGGTGTGGCTGGCCGTggtgtctctctccctacccctgATCTCAGAATGCACTccact CTACATCATGTCGGCCCCTAACCTCCTGAGGGTGGGTACGCCAGAGAACGTGTTTGTGGAGGCACAGGACTATACCGGTGGGGGAAACATTAATGTGAAAATTATGGTGAAAGACCATCCACGAAAGACCAGAACAATAACGACCAAAGATGTTGTTCTGACTGCGGCCGACAACTATCAACTTCTAACAAGCATAGAG ATTCCGAACTCAAAAGATTTCTTTAGTGAGGATCCCCTGGAGAAGCAGTATGTTTACCTGCAGGCCCAGTTCCCTGGCAGTTTGCTGGAGAAAGTGGTACTGGTCTCCTTCCAGTCTGGCTATATATTCGTTCAGACTGACAAGACCATTTATACCCCAGATAACACAG TTCACTACAGGCTCTTCTGTGTAACTCCTGGATTACAACCTGTGACAAGTGGAATCTCCGTGGAAATTATG ACCCCAGACAATATCATCATTCATAAAGAGACTGTCTTTCCAGAGCTAGGGGTTAAGTCTGGAAAGTACCAGTTACCTGAAATCACTAG CTCAGGGACCTGGAAAGTGGTAACAAGTTTCATAAGTTCCCCACAGAAGAATTTTACTGCTGACTTTGAAGTTAAAGAATATG TGTTGCCCAGTTTTGAGATTATTTTGAAACCAAGCCAGGCTTTCTTCTATGTGGACGACAAAGAGCTCAAGGTTGAAATACAAGCAAG GTATTTGTTTGGAAAGGAGGTGACAGGAGtaggttttgtgttgtttggagtgatgacagaggaaaagagaactATTCCTGGATCTCTACAGAGAGTAGAG ATCAGAAATGGCTTAGGTGAGGCAGTACTGAAGAAAAGTGATATCGAGCAGACCTTCCCTAGCATTGCTGAGCTTGTTGGGCGGTCCATATACATAACTGTCAGTGTATTAACAGAAACTG GCAGTGAAATGGTAGAGGCACAAAAGGGTGGCATTCAGATTGTGACATCACCATACACCATTCAGTTCAAGGGAACTCCCAAATACTTCAAACCTGGAATGCCGTTTGATGTCTCG GTCTATGTAACCAATCCTGACCAATCACCAGCAAGAGACATTGAAGTGGTGGCTCAGCCTGGTGGAGTCAGTGCTAGAACCAAACCAAATGGGATGGCAAAGCTCACGGTCAACTCTGAGGGAGGATCCTCCAAACTGGACATCTCT GTCAAGACTAACGATCCACGGCTTACGGATGCTAGACAGGCAAAGAACCACATGTCTGCCTTAGCTTACACAACCAAAGGCGGCTCCCAAAATTACCTGCACATTGGGGTAGATGCCACAGAACTCCAAATCGGAGATCAACTCAAGGTCAACCTCAACCTGGGCAAAAGTCCTGGAGTGCAGGAGCAAGATTTCACCTATATG ATTCTTAGTAAAGGGCAGATTGTGAAAGTTGACAGATTTAAGAGGAAGGGCCAGGCTCTGGTGACTTTATCTTTAACAGTGACAAAGGACATGGTTCCTGCTTTCCGTCTGGTGGCGTATTACCATGTAGGTACTTCGGAGGTTGTGTCTGACTCAGTCTGGGTTGATGTGAAGGACACCTGCATGGGAACG ctgaaagtGCAAGCCGTTCGTCCCAGGGACACATACAGTCCTGGTAAACCTTTCAGTCTAGAGATCACTGGAGACCCTGGGGCTAAGGTTGGGCTGGTGGCTGTGGATAAAGGAGTATATGTgctcaacaacaagaacagacTCACCCAAACCAAG ATCTGGGACATCATTGAGAAACATGACACTGGTTGTACGGCTGGTAGTGGTAAAGACAGTATGGGAGTTTTCTATGATGCAGGACTGCTGTTTGAGTCCAGCACTGCAGGAGGCACTGACTCCAGAACAG TAACAACATGCCCCACACCGGCAAAGAGAAGACGACGCGCTGAGACTATTCTGGAAGTCACCAAAAAGCTGA cGGATAAATACTCAGGTGTATCGAAGCAGTGTTGCCTggatggaatgagagagaataaactggGCTACACATGTGAGAGGAGGTCAGAGTTCATCATTGATGGGGACGAGTGTGTGAAGGCTTTCATTCACTGCTGCAAGGAAATGTCCACTCGCAAACAAGAGGCCAAGGATGAACAGATGCTTCTCGCTCGCA gtgaGGAAGATAATGAATTCTTTATAGATTCTGATGACATCACATCACGTACTCAGTTCCCAGAAAGTTGGCTTTGGGAAGATGAACTGCTTCCTCAGTGTCCTGACAACAGGCCATG cCCCACAACATCCATTACCAAGAGCAGCTTCCTGAAAGATTCCATCACCACCTGGGAAATCACAGCTATcagcctgtctccctctcttg gtaTCTGTGTGGCAGACACCTATGAGATGGTTGTTGTGAAAGATTTCTTCATTGATCTGAAGTTGCCTTATTCAGCTGTGCGCAATGAACAACTAGAGATCAAAGCCATCCTGCATAACTACAATGACTATGACCTAGAAAAG GTGCGAGTGGAGTTGATGGAGACTGAAAATGTGTGCAGTTCTGCCAGCAAGAGGGGCAGATACCGCACCCATGTAAGGGTGAATAAAATGTCTACCCTTGCTGTGCCTTTTGTCATCATCCCAATGGAACTGGGTGAGCACTCTATCGAAGTGAAAGCCTCTGACTCAGAAGGTATAAGCACAGACGGCATCAGGAAGGAACTGCGTGTGGTG CCTGAAGGTGTGTTAACCAAGCTTGAAGTAAAGAATCTGGAACTGAACCCAGCTAAACATCAAG gTAGTGAACAGGTTGAGCATATTCAGAGTAGTCCCCCAAAAGGACGGGTGCCTGACACCCCAGCTAGCACACATATAACTGTGACag GTGAAGAGATCAGCCAGACCCTTGAGCAGGCAATCAGTGGAGACTTCATGGGCTCCCTCATCGTCCAGCCAGTGGGCTGTGGAGAACAAAATATGATTTACATGACCCTTCCCCTCATCGCCACGCACTACCTGGACAACACCAAGCAGTGGGAACGTGTGGGACTGAACCGCAGAAACGAGGCCATTAAACACATCACCACAG GTTACCAACGTGAGCTTGCCTATCGTAAATCAGATGGTTCTTATGCTGCATGGATTGAAAGACCAAGCAGTACATG gcTGACGGCGTATGTGGCCAAAGTTTTCGCTATGGCTAGCGACCTCATTTCCGTTGAGGACAACGTGATCTGCAGCGCACTCAAGTGGTTGATTCTGAATAAACAACTTCCTGATGGCATGTTTAAAGAAGATGCTCCTGTAATCCATGGAGAAATGGTG GGCAATGTGCGAGGGAAAGATGCTGATGCGTCTCTGACAGCTTTTGTGCTCATCGCTATGCAGGAAGGCAGCAGGTTATGTGTGAACAGCATTGGT AGTCTTCCAAACTCTATCAAGAAATCTGTGGAGTATTTAGAGCGTCGGCTGCCATCTTTGACAAATCCTTATGCTGTTGCGATGTCGTCTTACGCACTGGCCAACGCAGGAAAACTTGATAAAGACACTCTAATGAGGCACTCAACTCAAGGAAAAG ATGGCATTTACTGGCAAGTCCCTGGTGGCCATCATTTCTCACTAGAGGCCACAGCCTATGCCCTGTTGGCGCTGGTCAAAGCCAAAGACTTTGACAAAGCAGGAGAAATAGTTCACTggctgaacagacagaaaactcacTATGGAGGAGGTGGCACCACACAG GCAACCATTATGGTGTTCCAGGCTGTGGCAGAATACCGTGTACAAGGGAAGAAGCAGCAGGATATAAATCTAGACGTGGAAGTTCAGATTTCTGGCAGACAGAAACCCATCAAATGGTCCTTTAACAGTGGAAACTCCCACCTACTACGCTCAGACAAG CTCCAGATTGACCAGAACCTCACTGTTGTTGCCAAAGGAACTGGTGCTGGAGCTGTTTCA gTGTTGACTCTGTACTACGCCAAACCTGTTACAAAGGAGAGTGACTGCAAACTTTTTGATCTGGAAGTGACAATGGACAAACAAGCTGATG TGTCTTATCCTGGAGCAATAGAAACATACCAGTTGAGCATTGAAGTGTT CTATAAGTCTGGGGACAGAGATGCCACTATGTCCATTCTGGATGTGGGTTTGCTGACAGGCTTTGTTGTGGACGAGCACGATTTGAATGAG CTAATGACTGGACGAGACAGGTACATCCAGAAGTTTGAGATGGATAAACAGCTGTCAGAAAGAGGCTCTCTCATCATCTACCTGGATAAG gtCTCTCATAAGCACAGAGACAAAATTGTTTTCAGAGTTCACAAAGTAATAGAAGTGGGTCTTCTTCAACCTGCTGGAATCACTGTGTACGAATACTATTCTCCAG ACCAACGCTGTGTGAAGTTCTACCATCCCAACAAGAAAGAGGGGCACCTTAACAGAATATGCCATAAAGAACTGTGCCTATGTGCAGAag AAAACTGCAGTCGACAGAAGAAGGACAAAGTATCAGAGAAGGAACGTGAGGACAAAGCCTGTGAGCCTGGCATGGATTATG TTTACAAAGTTACTGTGGAAAGCAGCGAgttgactgaacacacagatatttacaaCATGAAGATTGACCAAGTTATTAAAGAAG gTACTGATGCTGGAGTGGAGGGGAAAGAACGCATCTTCATGGCTCATCCACACTGTAGAGATGCCCTGGATTTACTGCAAGGAAAGACTTACTTAATTATGGGACGATCCACAGACTTACCAAGGATTGATGGAAA ATTGCAGTATTTACTGGGTGAGAAGACATGGATTGAGTACTGGCCCACGAGAGAAGAAAGCCAAACTCCACAGTACAGAGAAAGATTCGCAGGCATCAGAGGACTGGTCCACATGTTCATGAACCGCGGATGCAGCACATAA